In Thermotomaculum hydrothermale, a single genomic region encodes these proteins:
- a CDS encoding ketopantoate reductase family protein, protein MKIAVVGIGAVGGVIASKIDREYAPVMISKNKEIVKSIRENGLRVKKEKATHCNVNCCPRIYSSFKEADLKFDIILLCTKATNVIDAAKEALNYLSEIGFIVSFQNGIVENHLLEFVPEEKLVGGIIGFGATMHQPGFVEMTSHGEIVIGELNGCIKERIKVLKSILDSVIETRITQNIWGAKYSKLLINACITTMGAVSGLTLGEMLSKKEFREVFRKILYEGVEVAKKKGIKLEKISGVSIHKLAASEREINGKFCLSKFHKDLIIKFIGRKYKNLKSSSLQSLERGRKTEVDFINGIIVRYGKETGFETPVNERIVEIVHEIENGKRKISPENLRELIF, encoded by the coding sequence ATGAAAATAGCCGTTGTTGGGATTGGCGCAGTGGGTGGAGTTATTGCTTCAAAAATAGATAGAGAATATGCCCCTGTTATGATAAGTAAAAACAAAGAAATAGTCAAAAGTATAAGAGAGAATGGATTGAGAGTCAAAAAGGAGAAGGCAACTCACTGTAATGTAAACTGTTGTCCGAGAATTTATTCGTCATTTAAAGAGGCAGATTTAAAGTTTGACATAATTCTACTTTGTACAAAAGCAACCAATGTTATTGATGCAGCAAAAGAGGCTTTAAATTATTTAAGTGAAATTGGATTTATAGTTTCTTTTCAGAACGGTATTGTTGAAAATCATCTTCTTGAATTTGTTCCTGAAGAGAAGCTTGTTGGGGGAATAATAGGTTTTGGAGCAACAATGCACCAGCCAGGTTTTGTTGAAATGACTTCTCATGGGGAGATTGTAATAGGTGAATTGAACGGTTGCATTAAAGAAAGGATAAAGGTTTTAAAGTCAATTCTTGATAGTGTTATTGAGACAAGGATAACTCAGAATATCTGGGGTGCAAAGTATTCAAAACTTCTTATTAATGCCTGTATTACAACAATGGGAGCTGTTTCAGGTTTAACTTTGGGAGAGATGCTTTCAAAGAAAGAATTCAGGGAAGTATTCAGAAAGATTTTGTACGAAGGGGTTGAGGTTGCTAAAAAAAAGGGGATAAAGCTTGAAAAAATTTCAGGGGTATCAATACACAAACTTGCCGCATCTGAGAGAGAGATAAATGGAAAATTTTGTTTATCAAAGTTTCATAAAGACTTAATAATAAAATTTATTGGAAGAAAGTATAAAAATTTAAAATCTTCAAGCTTGCAGAGCCTTGAAAGGGGAAGAAAGACAGAAGTTGATTTTATAAACGGGATTATAGTGAGGTATGGCAAGGAAACAGGATTTGAAACCCCTGTTAATGAGAGAATAGTTGAAATAGTCCACGAAATTGAAAACGGAAAGAGAAAAATCTCACCTGAAAATTTGAGGGAGTTGATATTTTAA
- a CDS encoding AAA family ATPase, translating into MDTGIKAINEQVKEKSAVVDALLGEVSKAIVGQRYMVERLLLGILTGGHILVEGVPGLAKTLAIKSIADAIDCSFKRIQFTPDLLPADLTGTQIYNPKDGTFTSKKGPIFANLILADEINRAPAKVQSALLEAMQEKQVTVGDNTYKLPDIFLVMATQNPIEQEGTYPLPEAQVDRFMLKLKITYPSKEEELEILERYTTGKEIKVSKVCTLKEIEELKGIIPEIYVDDRLKKYVVNIVDSTRNPENYGLDDLKILIDYGASPRATLSLITAAKGLAAIRRRGYITPEDIKAVAPDVLRHRIIVSYEAEAEQIDSDAIIRKIFDEIEVP; encoded by the coding sequence ATGGATACAGGCATTAAGGCTATTAACGAGCAGGTAAAAGAAAAGAGTGCAGTTGTTGACGCTTTGTTAGGTGAGGTTTCAAAGGCAATTGTTGGACAGAGGTATATGGTTGAAAGGCTGCTTTTAGGAATTTTAACAGGCGGCCACATACTTGTTGAAGGTGTACCTGGCCTTGCTAAAACCCTTGCAATTAAATCTATTGCTGACGCGATTGACTGCTCTTTTAAGAGAATTCAGTTTACCCCTGATTTGCTTCCTGCTGATTTAACAGGAACCCAGATTTACAATCCAAAGGACGGTACCTTTACATCAAAAAAAGGCCCTATATTTGCAAATCTTATACTTGCAGATGAGATTAACAGGGCACCTGCAAAGGTTCAGTCTGCTTTGCTTGAAGCAATGCAGGAAAAGCAGGTAACCGTTGGGGATAACACCTACAAGCTTCCTGACATTTTCCTTGTTATGGCAACCCAGAACCCAATTGAGCAGGAGGGAACATACCCATTGCCTGAGGCACAGGTTGACAGGTTTATGCTTAAATTAAAGATTACCTATCCATCAAAGGAAGAGGAATTGGAGATTCTTGAAAGGTACACAACAGGGAAAGAGATAAAGGTATCAAAGGTTTGCACTTTGAAAGAGATTGAGGAGTTAAAAGGGATTATTCCAGAGATTTATGTTGACGATAGGCTTAAAAAGTATGTTGTAAACATTGTTGATAGCACAAGAAACCCTGAAAATTATGGTTTAGACGATTTAAAGATTTTAATAGATTACGGCGCATCTCCGAGGGCGACTTTATCCCTTATTACAGCAGCAAAGGGGCTTGCTGCAATAAGGAGAAGAGGTTACATAACTCCCGAAGATATTAAGGCTGTTGCCCCTGATGTTTTAAGGCATAGAATTATTGTTTCTTACGAGGCTGAGGCTGAGCAAATTGATTCAGACGCAATAATCAGGAAAATCTTTGACGAGATTGAAGTTCCGTAA